A DNA window from Bos indicus isolate NIAB-ARS_2022 breed Sahiwal x Tharparkar chromosome 9, NIAB-ARS_B.indTharparkar_mat_pri_1.0, whole genome shotgun sequence contains the following coding sequences:
- the LOC109564041 gene encoding retinoic acid early transcript 1E-like isoform X1 yields the protein MSLAHTTGHLLLILLLIEAGKTLGNAHSLCLDLTVKSQSRPGQPWCQVQGSVDTKPFLRYDSASNKVKPLGFLGKEVNDTKAWTEISQTLVEAGRELRMVLPVIKLDKKEMRGPPTLQVKLCCQREAEQCSGASLHFSLNGRTALLLDTMSITWTVIDPGATGIKEEWENNQELAEYFRTISTGDCSYWLREFLKHWEKMLVPEPTEPLIMAPDISQSASIRLVSCIILLIITQLVLIASSS from the exons ATGTCACTGGCTCACACCACAGGCCATCTTTTGCTGATACTGCTGCTGATAGAAGCCGGGAAGACTCTGGGCA ATGCCCACTCTCTGTGCCTTGACCTCACTGTCAAATCTCAGTCCAGACCTGGCCAGCCCTGGTGTCAAGTCCAGGGCTCCGTGGACACAAAGCCTTTCCTCCGGTATGATAGTGCCAGCAACAAGGTCAAACCTTTGGGTTTCCTGGGAAAGGAGGTAAACGACACGAAAGCGTGGACTGAAATAAGCCAAACGCTGGTAGAAGCAGGAAGAGAGCTCAGGATGGTCCTGCCTGTCATCAAACTGGACAAAAAGGAGATGAGGG GTCCTCCCACCCTGCAGGTAAAGCTGTGTTGTCAACGTGAAGCCGAGCAATGCTCTGGTGCATCCTTGCACTTCAGCCTCAATGGACGGACAGCTCTCCTCCTTGACACCATGAGCATAACCTGGACAGTCATCGATCCTGGAGCCACAGGCATCAAGGAGGAGTGGGAGAACAACCAGGAACTGGCAGAGTATTTCAGGACCATTTCAACAGGAGACTGCAGTTATTGGCTTAGGGAATTCCTGAAACACTGGGAGAAGATGCTGGTCCCAGAGCCCACAG AACCTCTAATAATGGCCCCAGATATCAGCCAGTCTGCATCCATCCGTTTGGTCTCTTGCATTATCCTATTGATCATCACCCAGTTAGTTCTAATTGCTTCATCGTCATGA
- the LOC109564041 gene encoding retinoic acid early transcript 1E-like isoform X2 gives MSLAHTTGHLLLILLLIEAGKTLGNAHSLCLDLTVKSQSRPGQPWCQVQGSVDTKPFLRYDSASNKVKPLGFLGKEVNDTKAWTEISQTLVEAGRELRMVLPVIKLDKKEMRGPPTLQVKLCCQREAEQCSGASLHFSLNGRTALLLDTMSITWTVIDPGATGIKEEWENNQELAEYFRTISTGDCSYWLREFLKHWEKMLVPEPTGDTP, from the exons ATGTCACTGGCTCACACCACAGGCCATCTTTTGCTGATACTGCTGCTGATAGAAGCCGGGAAGACTCTGGGCA ATGCCCACTCTCTGTGCCTTGACCTCACTGTCAAATCTCAGTCCAGACCTGGCCAGCCCTGGTGTCAAGTCCAGGGCTCCGTGGACACAAAGCCTTTCCTCCGGTATGATAGTGCCAGCAACAAGGTCAAACCTTTGGGTTTCCTGGGAAAGGAGGTAAACGACACGAAAGCGTGGACTGAAATAAGCCAAACGCTGGTAGAAGCAGGAAGAGAGCTCAGGATGGTCCTGCCTGTCATCAAACTGGACAAAAAGGAGATGAGGG GTCCTCCCACCCTGCAGGTAAAGCTGTGTTGTCAACGTGAAGCCGAGCAATGCTCTGGTGCATCCTTGCACTTCAGCCTCAATGGACGGACAGCTCTCCTCCTTGACACCATGAGCATAACCTGGACAGTCATCGATCCTGGAGCCACAGGCATCAAGGAGGAGTGGGAGAACAACCAGGAACTGGCAGAGTATTTCAGGACCATTTCAACAGGAGACTGCAGTTATTGGCTTAGGGAATTCCTGAAACACTGGGAGAAGATGCTGGTCCCAGAGCCCACAG GAGACACGCCTTGA